In Vidua chalybeata isolate OUT-0048 chromosome 5, bVidCha1 merged haplotype, whole genome shotgun sequence, one genomic interval encodes:
- the LOC128788584 gene encoding uncharacterized protein LOC128788584 isoform X2, producing the protein MGAAPGGAHVRPRPLNSGGPGRAGTTRSAPAALAMATDAEPGRRRRCCAQDTPDAPKVPDSRGDSDGPRRGSLCDRHCAAINNVQGDLGELGCHLHRPRVPPATSTPSCCQQHSEEVCESCVVKTTLTAENAVEANKLSNNYKFGFKKWKSHVTARPWEDRSEIVKELYSDLNVIRGSGGSTLTCGNVLYLLLFGWWLSLLYVLMAAVMFITVMGAPYGRLCWDLAGYFLWPFGKVIQKVEVPKSHQACEAGVGESSALLGGPTPLRWRPRCWEGAGYWHHASTAVWLCLGYPVLLLAHGLVCVTAWLLIVLIPVAKLSARATSRVLPLPPERVLIRRLRMTEVPLEGEVILCCYRAANPYYYKYAVDGINVFAVNLLPLVLVTLVLGYVDSPNHLTGSAVKFTLALLSIMPLSYYIGMAIASISAQSNFAVGAVVNATFGSITELTFYITALIKGSREGNRCYAEVVKSALTGTLVGCVLFVPGLCMVIGGIRHQEQWFNSRSAGVSSALLFLSVGGELGTGVSPGLGVPPGWVPAPHPVPAGVFAPTLFSKVYGKLVCGECHNVTQNPLGHYLCHNCHFDLMDNNGTLYYSHVQPLVYTVSILLPAAYLVGLFFTLKTHTHIYDIHISDCHMPGHHHSAVVHWSRWRALVILLLSTLCMSACADLATEHISPILTNSTISQYFIGVTVLAMVPELPEIVNGIQFALQNNLSLSIEIGNCIAVQVCMLQIPILVLFTIFYVSSPRTALGDLLQQGWGHGVRGTWKGHSCPYQCLPSAQCRGSGVRCLLLLSPPWGRVAEGV; encoded by the exons ATGGGGGCGGCTCCCGGGGGCGCGCATGTCCGGCCCCGCCCGTTAAATTccggcgggccgggccgggccgggaccACCCGCTCCGCACCTGCTGCTCTCGCCATGGCCACTGACGCCGAGCCCGgtcgccgccgccgctgctgcgcGCAGGACACGCCCG ATGCTCCCAAGGTTCCCGATTCCCGCGGTGACAGCGACGGGCCCCGGCGGGGCTCCCTCTGCGACCGGCACTGCGCTGCCATCAACAACGTGCAGGGGgacctgggagagctgggctgccaCCTGCaccgtccccgtgtccccccag CCACGTCCACCCcgtcctgctgccagcagcactcgGAGGAGGTGTGCGAGAGCTGCGTGGTGAAAACCACCCTGACGGCCGAGAACGCCGTGGAGGCCAACAAGCTCTCCAACAACTACAAG TTTGGCTTCAAGAAATGGAAGAGCCACGTGACAGCGCGGCCCTGGGAGGACCGATCGGAGATCGTCAAGGAGCTCTACTCTGACCTCAACGTCATCCGAGGCTCTGGAG GGTCCACGCTGACGTGTGGGAATGTCCTGTACCTGCTGCTCTTTGGCTGGTGGCTCTCGCTCCTCTACGTCCTCATGGCTGCCGTGATGTTCATCACCGTCATGGGGGCTCCTTATG gGAGGCTCTGCTGGGATCTAGCCGGGTATTTCCTCTGGCCCTTTGGCAAAGTGATCCAGAAAGTGGAG gtccccaaatcccatcaggCGTGTGAGGCTGGCGTGGGggagagctcagccctgctcgGGGGTCCCACACCGCTCCGCTGGCGCCCACGGTGCTGGGAGGGCGCTGGATACTGG CACCATGCCAGCACCGCCgtgtggctgtgcctgggctacccggtgctgctgctggcccacGGGCTCGTGTGTGTCACCGCGTGGCTCCTCATCGTCCTCATCCCTGTGGCCAAGCTGAGCGCCCGCGCCACCTCCCGCGTCCTGCCGCTGCCCCCGGAGCGGGTGCTCATCCGGCGCCTGAGGATG ACAGAGGTGCCTCTGGAGGGAGAGGTGATTCTCTGCTGCTACCGTGCTGCCAACCCTTACTACTACAAATATGCCGTGGACGGCATCAACGTCTTCGCCGTCA ACCTGCTGCCACTGGTGCTGGTGACGCTGGTGCTGGGCTACGTGGACAGCCCCAACCACCTGACCGGCTCCGCCGTCAAGTTCACCTTGGCCCTGCTCTCCATCATGCCCCTCTCCTACTATATCGGCATGGCCATCGCCAG caTCTCGGCCCAGAGCAATTTCGCGGTGGGAGCTGTGGTGAACGCCACGTTCGGCTCCATCACCGAGCTCACCTTCTACATCACCGCCCTCATCAAGGGCTCGCGTGAGGGCAACCGCTGCTACGCCGAGGTGGTCAAGTCGGCGTTGACAGGGACGCTGGTGGGCTGTGTCCTCTTTGTGCCG GGTCTGTGCATGGTGATCGGGGGCATCCGGCACCAGGAGCAGTGGTTCAACAGCCGCTCTGCGGGCGTCAGCTCGGCCCTGCTCTTCCTCTCTGTGGGAGGTGAGTTGGGGacgggggtgtccccaggtctGGGTGTCCCACCAGGGTGGGTGCCTGCTCCAcatcctgtccctgcaggtgtctTTGCCCCAACGCTCTTCTCCAAGGTGTACGGGAAGCTGGTCTGTGGCGAGTGCCACAACGTCACGCAGAACCCGCTGGGCCACTACCTCTGCCACAACTGTCACTTTGACCTG ATGGACAACAACGGCACCCTCTACTACAGCCACGTCCA ACCCCTGGTGTACACGGTGTccatcctgctccctgctgcctaCCTCGTCGGGCTCTTCTTCACCCTCAAAACCCACACACACATCTACGACATCCACATCAGCGACTGTCACA TGCCTGGCCACCACCACAGCGCCGTGGTCCACTGGTCCCGCTGGCGGGCCCTGGTCATCCTCCTGCTCTCCACCCTCTGCATGTCGGCCTGTGCTGACCTGGCCACGGAGCACATCAGCCCCATCCTCACCAACTCCACCATCTCACAG TACTTCATTGGTGTCACCGTGCTGGCAATGGTGCCTGAGCTGCCGGAGATTGTCAATGGCATCCAGTTTGCCCTGCAGAACAATCTGAGCTTGAG CATCGAGATTGGCAACTGCATCGCGGTGCAGGTCTGCATGCTCCAGATTCCCATCCTGGTGCTCTTCACCATCTTCTACGTGAGTAGCCCCAGGACAGCTCTGGGGgacctcctgcagcagggctggggacacggtgtCCGTGGGACATGGAAAGGACACAGCTGCCCTTACCAGTGTCTCCCCTCTGCTCAGTGTAGGGGAAGTGGGGTCAGgtgtctcctgctgctgtccccaccctggGGACGTGTGGCAGAGGGGGTTTAA
- the LOC128788584 gene encoding uncharacterized protein LOC128788584 isoform X3 — protein sequence MGAAPGGAHVRPRPLNSGGPGRAGTTRSAPAALAMATDAEPGRRRRCCAQDTPDAPKVPDSRGDSDGPRRGSLCDRHCAAINNVQGDLGELGCHLHRPRVPPATSTPSCCQQHSEEVCESCVVKTTLTAENAVEANKLSNNYKFGFKKWKSHVTARPWEDRSEIVKELYSDLNVIRGSGGSTLTCGNVLYLLLFGWWLSLLYVLMAAVMFITVMGAPYGRLCWDLAGYFLWPFGKVIQKVEVPKSHQACEAGVGESSALLGGPTPLRWRPRCWEGAGYWHHASTAVWLCLGYPVLLLAHGLVCVTAWLLIVLIPVAKLSARATSRVLPLPPERVLIRRLRMTEVPLEGEVILCCYRAANPYYYKYAVDGINVFAVNLLPLVLVTLVLGYVDSPNHLTGSAVKFTLALLSIMPLSYYIGMAIASISAQSNFAVGAVVNATFGSITELTFYITALIKGSREGNRCYAEVVKSALTGTLVGCVLFVPGLCMVIGGIRHQEQWFNSRSAGVSSALLFLSVGGVFAPTLFSKVYGKLVCGECHNVTQNPLGHYLCHNCHFDLMDNNGTLYYSHVQPLVYTVSILLPAAYLVGLFFTLKTHTHIYDIHISDCHMPGHHHSAVVHWSRWRALVILLLSTLCMSACADLATEHISPILTNSTISQYFIGVTVLAMVPELPEIVNGIQFALQNNLSLSIEIGNCIAVQVCMLQIPILVLFTIFYPTNFTLVFSDLHVYASMFSVVLMNYIFMDGKCDYFQGTVLVMVYFILLAVYFFAPSPSGC from the exons ATGGGGGCGGCTCCCGGGGGCGCGCATGTCCGGCCCCGCCCGTTAAATTccggcgggccgggccgggccgggaccACCCGCTCCGCACCTGCTGCTCTCGCCATGGCCACTGACGCCGAGCCCGgtcgccgccgccgctgctgcgcGCAGGACACGCCCG ATGCTCCCAAGGTTCCCGATTCCCGCGGTGACAGCGACGGGCCCCGGCGGGGCTCCCTCTGCGACCGGCACTGCGCTGCCATCAACAACGTGCAGGGGgacctgggagagctgggctgccaCCTGCaccgtccccgtgtccccccag CCACGTCCACCCcgtcctgctgccagcagcactcgGAGGAGGTGTGCGAGAGCTGCGTGGTGAAAACCACCCTGACGGCCGAGAACGCCGTGGAGGCCAACAAGCTCTCCAACAACTACAAG TTTGGCTTCAAGAAATGGAAGAGCCACGTGACAGCGCGGCCCTGGGAGGACCGATCGGAGATCGTCAAGGAGCTCTACTCTGACCTCAACGTCATCCGAGGCTCTGGAG GGTCCACGCTGACGTGTGGGAATGTCCTGTACCTGCTGCTCTTTGGCTGGTGGCTCTCGCTCCTCTACGTCCTCATGGCTGCCGTGATGTTCATCACCGTCATGGGGGCTCCTTATG gGAGGCTCTGCTGGGATCTAGCCGGGTATTTCCTCTGGCCCTTTGGCAAAGTGATCCAGAAAGTGGAG gtccccaaatcccatcaggCGTGTGAGGCTGGCGTGGGggagagctcagccctgctcgGGGGTCCCACACCGCTCCGCTGGCGCCCACGGTGCTGGGAGGGCGCTGGATACTGG CACCATGCCAGCACCGCCgtgtggctgtgcctgggctacccggtgctgctgctggcccacGGGCTCGTGTGTGTCACCGCGTGGCTCCTCATCGTCCTCATCCCTGTGGCCAAGCTGAGCGCCCGCGCCACCTCCCGCGTCCTGCCGCTGCCCCCGGAGCGGGTGCTCATCCGGCGCCTGAGGATG ACAGAGGTGCCTCTGGAGGGAGAGGTGATTCTCTGCTGCTACCGTGCTGCCAACCCTTACTACTACAAATATGCCGTGGACGGCATCAACGTCTTCGCCGTCA ACCTGCTGCCACTGGTGCTGGTGACGCTGGTGCTGGGCTACGTGGACAGCCCCAACCACCTGACCGGCTCCGCCGTCAAGTTCACCTTGGCCCTGCTCTCCATCATGCCCCTCTCCTACTATATCGGCATGGCCATCGCCAG caTCTCGGCCCAGAGCAATTTCGCGGTGGGAGCTGTGGTGAACGCCACGTTCGGCTCCATCACCGAGCTCACCTTCTACATCACCGCCCTCATCAAGGGCTCGCGTGAGGGCAACCGCTGCTACGCCGAGGTGGTCAAGTCGGCGTTGACAGGGACGCTGGTGGGCTGTGTCCTCTTTGTGCCG GGTCTGTGCATGGTGATCGGGGGCATCCGGCACCAGGAGCAGTGGTTCAACAGCCGCTCTGCGGGCGTCAGCTCGGCCCTGCTCTTCCTCTCTGTGGGAG gtgtctTTGCCCCAACGCTCTTCTCCAAGGTGTACGGGAAGCTGGTCTGTGGCGAGTGCCACAACGTCACGCAGAACCCGCTGGGCCACTACCTCTGCCACAACTGTCACTTTGACCTG ATGGACAACAACGGCACCCTCTACTACAGCCACGTCCA ACCCCTGGTGTACACGGTGTccatcctgctccctgctgcctaCCTCGTCGGGCTCTTCTTCACCCTCAAAACCCACACACACATCTACGACATCCACATCAGCGACTGTCACA TGCCTGGCCACCACCACAGCGCCGTGGTCCACTGGTCCCGCTGGCGGGCCCTGGTCATCCTCCTGCTCTCCACCCTCTGCATGTCGGCCTGTGCTGACCTGGCCACGGAGCACATCAGCCCCATCCTCACCAACTCCACCATCTCACAG TACTTCATTGGTGTCACCGTGCTGGCAATGGTGCCTGAGCTGCCGGAGATTGTCAATGGCATCCAGTTTGCCCTGCAGAACAATCTGAGCTTGAG CATCGAGATTGGCAACTGCATCGCGGTGCAGGTCTGCATGCTCCAGATTCCCATCCTGGTGCTCTTCACCATCTTCTAC CCGACCAACTTCACGCTTGTCTTCAGCGACCTCCACGTCTATGCCAGCATGTTCAGCGTGGTGCTCATGAACTACATCTTCATGGATGGCAAATGTGACTATTTCCAAG GCACCGTGCTGGTGATGGTTTACTTCATCCTCCTGGCCGTGTATTTCTTCGCCCCGTCGCCCAGCGGCTGCTGA
- the LOC128788584 gene encoding uncharacterized protein LOC128788584 isoform X1 yields the protein MGAAPGGAHVRPRPLNSGGPGRAGTTRSAPAALAMATDAEPGRRRRCCAQDTPDAPKVPDSRGDSDGPRRGSLCDRHCAAINNVQGDLGELGCHLHRPRVPPGRVAVGWAGCGALGGGPTPPVTLCVTHSHVHPVLLPAALGGGVRELRGENHPDGRERRGGQQALQQLQGGWGHPWVLWGGCNGFSFSCSSLIPKKNLSLQFGFKKWKSHVTARPWEDRSEIVKELYSDLNVIRGSGGSTLTCGNVLYLLLFGWWLSLLYVLMAAVMFITVMGAPYGRLCWDLAGYFLWPFGKVIQKVEVPKSHQACEAGVGESSALLGGPTPLRWRPRCWEGAGYWHHASTAVWLCLGYPVLLLAHGLVCVTAWLLIVLIPVAKLSARATSRVLPLPPERVLIRRLRMTEVPLEGEVILCCYRAANPYYYKYAVDGINVFAVNLLPLVLVTLVLGYVDSPNHLTGSAVKFTLALLSIMPLSYYIGMAIASISAQSNFAVGAVVNATFGSITELTFYITALIKGSREGNRCYAEVVKSALTGTLVGCVLFVPGLCMVIGGIRHQEQWFNSRSAGVSSALLFLSVGGVFAPTLFSKVYGKLVCGECHNVTQNPLGHYLCHNCHFDLMDNNGTLYYSHVQPLVYTVSILLPAAYLVGLFFTLKTHTHIYDIHISDCHMPGHHHSAVVHWSRWRALVILLLSTLCMSACADLATEHISPILTNSTISQYFIGVTVLAMVPELPEIVNGIQFALQNNLSLSIEIGNCIAVQVCMLQIPILVLFTIFYPTNFTLVFSDLHVYASMFSVVLMNYIFMDGKCDYFQGTVLVMVYFILLAVYFFAPSPSGC from the exons ATGGGGGCGGCTCCCGGGGGCGCGCATGTCCGGCCCCGCCCGTTAAATTccggcgggccgggccgggccgggaccACCCGCTCCGCACCTGCTGCTCTCGCCATGGCCACTGACGCCGAGCCCGgtcgccgccgccgctgctgcgcGCAGGACACGCCCG ATGCTCCCAAGGTTCCCGATTCCCGCGGTGACAGCGACGGGCCCCGGCGGGGCTCCCTCTGCGACCGGCACTGCGCTGCCATCAACAACGTGCAGGGGgacctgggagagctgggctgccaCCTGCaccgtccccgtgtccccccaggtAGGGTGGCTGTGGGTTGGGCTGGATGTGGGGccctgggggggggtcccacaCCCCCTGTGACCCTGTGTGTCACCCACAGCCACGTCCACCCcgtcctgctgccagcagcactcgGAGGAGGTGTGCGAGAGCTGCGTGGTGAAAACCACCCTGACGGCCGAGAACGCCGTGGAGGCCAACAAGCTCTCCAACAACTACAAGGTGGGTGGGGGCACCCATGGGTGCTCTGGGGGGGTTGTAAtgggttttcattttcttgctcttcactcatccccaaaaaaaacctctctctgCAGTTTGGCTTCAAGAAATGGAAGAGCCACGTGACAGCGCGGCCCTGGGAGGACCGATCGGAGATCGTCAAGGAGCTCTACTCTGACCTCAACGTCATCCGAGGCTCTGGAG GGTCCACGCTGACGTGTGGGAATGTCCTGTACCTGCTGCTCTTTGGCTGGTGGCTCTCGCTCCTCTACGTCCTCATGGCTGCCGTGATGTTCATCACCGTCATGGGGGCTCCTTATG gGAGGCTCTGCTGGGATCTAGCCGGGTATTTCCTCTGGCCCTTTGGCAAAGTGATCCAGAAAGTGGAG gtccccaaatcccatcaggCGTGTGAGGCTGGCGTGGGggagagctcagccctgctcgGGGGTCCCACACCGCTCCGCTGGCGCCCACGGTGCTGGGAGGGCGCTGGATACTGG CACCATGCCAGCACCGCCgtgtggctgtgcctgggctacccggtgctgctgctggcccacGGGCTCGTGTGTGTCACCGCGTGGCTCCTCATCGTCCTCATCCCTGTGGCCAAGCTGAGCGCCCGCGCCACCTCCCGCGTCCTGCCGCTGCCCCCGGAGCGGGTGCTCATCCGGCGCCTGAGGATG ACAGAGGTGCCTCTGGAGGGAGAGGTGATTCTCTGCTGCTACCGTGCTGCCAACCCTTACTACTACAAATATGCCGTGGACGGCATCAACGTCTTCGCCGTCA ACCTGCTGCCACTGGTGCTGGTGACGCTGGTGCTGGGCTACGTGGACAGCCCCAACCACCTGACCGGCTCCGCCGTCAAGTTCACCTTGGCCCTGCTCTCCATCATGCCCCTCTCCTACTATATCGGCATGGCCATCGCCAG caTCTCGGCCCAGAGCAATTTCGCGGTGGGAGCTGTGGTGAACGCCACGTTCGGCTCCATCACCGAGCTCACCTTCTACATCACCGCCCTCATCAAGGGCTCGCGTGAGGGCAACCGCTGCTACGCCGAGGTGGTCAAGTCGGCGTTGACAGGGACGCTGGTGGGCTGTGTCCTCTTTGTGCCG GGTCTGTGCATGGTGATCGGGGGCATCCGGCACCAGGAGCAGTGGTTCAACAGCCGCTCTGCGGGCGTCAGCTCGGCCCTGCTCTTCCTCTCTGTGGGAG gtgtctTTGCCCCAACGCTCTTCTCCAAGGTGTACGGGAAGCTGGTCTGTGGCGAGTGCCACAACGTCACGCAGAACCCGCTGGGCCACTACCTCTGCCACAACTGTCACTTTGACCTG ATGGACAACAACGGCACCCTCTACTACAGCCACGTCCA ACCCCTGGTGTACACGGTGTccatcctgctccctgctgcctaCCTCGTCGGGCTCTTCTTCACCCTCAAAACCCACACACACATCTACGACATCCACATCAGCGACTGTCACA TGCCTGGCCACCACCACAGCGCCGTGGTCCACTGGTCCCGCTGGCGGGCCCTGGTCATCCTCCTGCTCTCCACCCTCTGCATGTCGGCCTGTGCTGACCTGGCCACGGAGCACATCAGCCCCATCCTCACCAACTCCACCATCTCACAG TACTTCATTGGTGTCACCGTGCTGGCAATGGTGCCTGAGCTGCCGGAGATTGTCAATGGCATCCAGTTTGCCCTGCAGAACAATCTGAGCTTGAG CATCGAGATTGGCAACTGCATCGCGGTGCAGGTCTGCATGCTCCAGATTCCCATCCTGGTGCTCTTCACCATCTTCTAC CCGACCAACTTCACGCTTGTCTTCAGCGACCTCCACGTCTATGCCAGCATGTTCAGCGTGGTGCTCATGAACTACATCTTCATGGATGGCAAATGTGACTATTTCCAAG GCACCGTGCTGGTGATGGTTTACTTCATCCTCCTGGCCGTGTATTTCTTCGCCCCGTCGCCCAGCGGCTGCTGA
- the KLHDC10 gene encoding kelch domain-containing protein 10, translating into MRSRICRGVTGGGRPRFPPAAAAATAPPALGAAILVPPPPVTARETRARTNVPPAHDRSAHAAGVAHDLARPPRGLRNLAEGSGGAGAPVKVPANVPGSVPRNVPGSVPANGPAPPALGALLLQPASIAQLSPQRRSRRSLPQPANKPAADRLRPKKLGADWRLAPRPSGSGRAMSAAAAARDGLGEGAGGAAGGGDGGGGGILNRFVQLPGRPRAAGHRCPPARSGHRCVADSANLYVFGGYNPDYDESGGPENEDYPLFRELWRYNFATDTWHQMGTEGYMPRELASMSLVLHGNNLLVFGGTGIPFGESNGNDVHVCNVKYKRWALLSCRGKKPNRIYGQAMAIINGCLYVFGGTTGYIYSTDLHKLDLNTREWIQLKPNNMSCDMPEERYRHEIAHDGQRIYILGGGTSWTAYSLDKIHAYNLETNTWEEITTKPHEKVGFPAARRCHSCVQIKNDVFVCGGYNGEVILGDVWKLNLQTFQWVKLPAAMPEPVYFHCAAVTPAGCMYVHGGVVNIHQNKRTGSLFKMWLVVPSLLELCWEKLLESFPHLASLSRSQLLHLGLTQGLVERLK; encoded by the exons ATGAGGTCGCGGATCTGCCGGGGGGTGACGGGGGGCGGCCGCCCTCGGttcccccccgccgccgccgccgccaccgctCCCCCGGCGCTGGGCGCCGCCATTTTGGTCCCTCCCCCTCCCGTCACGGCCCGGGAAACGCGGGCCCGCACGAACGTTCCGCCCGCGCACGATCGTTCCGCTCACGCCGCAGGGGTCGCTCATGACCTCGCGCGACCCCCGCGCGGCCTCCGGAACCTCGCGGAGGGCTCGGGGGGCGCCGGCGCCCCCGTGAAAGTCCCCGCGAATGTCCCCGGGAGCGTCCCCAGAAATGTCCCCGGGAGCGTCCCCGCGAacggccccgcgccccccgctcTCGGCGCTCTATTGCTCCAGCCTGCATCGATCGCTCAGCTCTCCCCACAGCGGCGCTCTCGCCGCAGCCTCCCCCAACCTGCCAACAAGCCCGCAGCTGATAGGCTGCGGCCGAAGAAGCTCGGCGCTGATTGGCGGTTGGCGCCCCGTCCCTCAGGCAGCGGACGGGCCATGtcggcggcggccgcggcccgggacgggctcggggagggcgcgggcggcgccgcGGGCGGCGGCGATGGCGGCGGGGGAGGGATCCTGAACCGCTTCGTGCAGCTGCCGGGCAGGCCGCGGGCGGCGG gcCACAGGTGCCCCCCGGCCAGGAGCGGCCATCGCTGCGTGGCCGACAGCGCCAACCTCTACGTCTTCGGGGGCTACAACCCCGACTACGATGAGTCCGGGGGGCCGGAGAACGAGGACTACCCCCTCTTCAGGGAGCTCTGGAGGTACAACTTTGCCACAGACACCTGGCACCAGATGGGCACCGAAGGCTACATGCCCAGGGAGCTGGCCTCCATGTCAC TTGTTTTACATGGCAACAACCTCCTGGTTTTTGGGGGCACCGGGATCCCCTTTGGAGAGAGCAACGGGAACGACGTCCACGTGTGCAACGTCAAGTACAAGAGatgggctctgctcagctgccGCGGCAAGAAACCCAACCGCATCTACGGCCAG GCCATGGCCATCATCAATGGGTGTCTCTACGTGTTTGGAGGAACAACTGGGTACATTTACAGCACTGATCTCCACAAGCTGGACCTCAACACCCGGGAGTGGATCCAGCTGAAGCCAAACAATATGTCCTGTGACATGCCAGAGGAGAG GTACAGACATGAAATTGCTCATGATGGGCAACGGATTTATATCCTGGGAGGTGGAACTTCCTGGACAGCTTATTCCTTGGATAAG atcCATGCCTACAACCTGGAAACCAACACCTGGGAGGAGATCACCACAAAACCTCACGAGAAAGTCG GCTTCCCAGCAGCCAGAAGATGCCACAGCTGTGTCCAGATAAAAAATG ATGTGTTCGTGTGCGGAGGCTACAACGGAGAGGTGATTCTGGGAGACGTTTGGAAGCTGAACCTCCAAACTTTCCAGTGGGTCAAGCTCCCAGCTGCCATGCCAGAGCCTGTGTACTtccactgtgctgctgtcacccca GCTGGCTGCATGTATGTCCACGGAGGGGTGGTCAACATCCACCAAAACAAACGGACTGGCTCCCTGTTCAAAATGTGGCTGGTGGTGCCCAGCCTGCTGGAACTGTGCTGGGAGAAGCTTCTGGAATCTTTCCCTCACCTAGCAAGTCTCTCCAGATCCCAGCTTTTGCACCTTGGACTGACGCAGGGACTTGTTGAGCGACTAAAATGA